Proteins encoded together in one Acanthopagrus latus isolate v.2019 chromosome 19, fAcaLat1.1, whole genome shotgun sequence window:
- the LOC119008929 gene encoding myosin-6-like, protein MGDALMAEFGTAASFLRKSDRERLEAQTRPFDIKRQCFVPDPDVEYIKAKITSRDGDKVTVETEDGKTVVHKEADIHPQNPPKFDKIEDMAMFTFLHEPAVLFNLKERYAAWMIYTYSGLFCVTVNPYKWLPVYDKQVVNAYRGKKRSEAPPHIYSISDNAYQYMLSDRENQSILITGESGAGKTVNTKRVIQYFASIAAVSGKKDAAQEKKGTLEDQIIQANPALEAFGNAKTIRNDNSSRFGKFIRIHFGVSGKLSSADIETYLLEKSRVTYQLKAERDYHIFYQILSQQKPELLEMLLITNNPFDYAFISQGETTVASINDAEELLATDDAFDVLGFTQEEKNGIYKLTGAIMHHGNMKFKQKQREEQAEPDGTEDTDKVAYLMGLNSADLIKGLCHPRVKVGNEWVTKGQNVQQVYYSISALSKSVYEKMFLWMVVRINQSLATKQPRQYFIGVLDIAGFEIFDFNTFEQLCINYTNEKLQQFFNHHMFVLEQEEYKKEGIVWEFIDFGMDLAACIELIEKPMGIMSILEEECMFPKASDATFKAKLYDNHLGKSPNFQKPRVIKGRPEAHFSLVHYAGTVDYNIGNWLVKNKDPLNETVVGLYQKSNLKLLATLFAGYAGADSTDSGGKGGKGGKKKGSSFQTVSALHRENLNKLMTNLRSTHPHFVRCIIPNETKTPGAMENPLVMHQLRCNGVLEGIRICRKGFPNRIQYGDFKQRYRILNPNAIPEGQFIDNKKAAEKLLGSLDIDHEQYRLGHTKVFFKAGLLGVLEEMRDDRLALIITGIQARSRGLLARIEFQKIVERRDSLLVIQWNIRAFMGVKNWPWMKMYFKIKPLLKSAETEKEMANMKEEFTKLKEAYAKSEARKKELEEKMVSLLQEKNDLQLQVQSEQDNLTDAEERCEGLIKSKIQLEAKTKELTERLEDEEEMNAELTAKKRKLEDECSELKKDIDDLELTLAKVEKEKHATENKVKNLTEEMAALDEIIAKLTKEKKALQEAHQQTLDDLQSEEDKVNTLTKAKVKLEQQVDDLEGSLEQEKKVRMDLERAKRKLEGDLKLTQESLMDLENDKQQLEEKLKKKDFEISQQLSKIEDEQAISSQLQKKLKELQARIEELEEELEAERAARAKVEKQRADLARELEEISERLEEAGGATAAQIEMNKKREAEFQKMRRDLEEATLQHEATAATLRKKNADSVADLGEQIDNLQRVKQKLEKEKSELRLELDDVVSNMEQIAKLKSNLEKMCRTLEDQMTEYKAKSEEGQRTINDFTMQKAKLQTENGEFSRQLEEKDSLVSQLTRGKQSYIQQIEDLKRQLEEEVKAKNALAHAVQSARHDCDLLREQFEEEQEAKAELQRSMSKANSEVAQWRTKYETDAIQRTEELEEAKKKLAQRLQDAEEAVEAANAKCSSLEKTKHRLQGEIEDLMVDVERSNAAAAALDKKQRNFDKILAEWKQKYEESQTELEGSQKEARSLSTELFKLKNSYEESLEHLETMKRENKNLQEEISDLTEQLGEGGKSIHELEKMRKQLEQEKAEIQSALEEAEGSLEHEEGKILRVQLEFNQVKAEIERKLAEKDEEMEQAKRNHQRVTDTLQSSLEAETRSRNEAYRVKKKMEGDLNEMEIQLSQANRQAAEAQKQLKGVHAHLKDAQLQLDDTLRANDDLKENIAIVERRNNLLQAELDELRSVVEQTERGRKLAEQELLDVSERVQLLHSQNTSLLNQKKKLESDTAQLQNEVEEAVQECRNAEEKAKKAITDAAMMAEELKKEQDTSAHLERMKKNMEQTIKDLQHRLDEAEQIAMKGGKKQIQKLEARVRELENEVDLEQKRSSDSVKGVRKYERRIKELTYQTEEDRKNLSRLQDLVDKLQLKVKSYKRTAEEAEEQSNTNLGKLRKLQHELEEAEERADIAESQVNKLRAKSRDSGSKKGHEEE, encoded by the exons ATGGGTGACGCCCTCATGGCAGAGTTTGGGACTGCTGCTTCCTTCCTGAGAAAGTCGGACAGGGAACGTCTGGAGGCCCAGACTCGCCCCTTTGACATAAAGAGGCAGTGTTTTGTGCCCGACCCTGATGTGGAGTACATCAAAGCTAAAATCACCAGCAGAGATGGCGACAAAGTCACCGTTGAAACTGAGGATGGAAAG ACTGTCGTCCATAAGGAGGCTGATATCCACCCTCAGAACCCGCCAAAGTTTGATAAAATTGAGGACATGGCGATGTTCACCTTCCTCCATGAACCAGCTGTGCTGTTTAACCTCAAAGAGCGTTATGCAGCATGGATGATCTAT ACCTACTCAGGGCTGTTCTGTGTGACTGTCAACCCCTACAAGTGGCTGCCAGTGTACGATAAGCAGGTTGTCAATGCCtacagaggaaagaagaggagtgaAGCTCCTCCTCACATCTACTCCATCTCTGACAATGCTTATCAGTACATGCTGTCAG ACAGAGAAAATCAGTCAATTCTTATCAC TGGAGAATCTGGTGCAGGAAAGACTGTGAACACCAAGAGAGTCATCCAGTACTTTGCCAGCATTGCAGCTGTTTCTGGCAAGAAGGATGCTGCTCAAGAGAAAAAG GGCACCCTGGAGGATCAAATCATCCAGGCCAATCCTGCCCTGGAGGCCTTTGGAAACGCCAAGACCATTAGAAATGACAACTCATCCAGATTT GGTAAATTCATTCGAATTCATTTCGGAGTTAGTGGGAAACTGTCTTCAGCTGATATTGAAACTT ATCTGCTGGAGAAATCCCGAGTCACCTATCAGCTCAAGGCTGAGAGAGACTACCACATCTTCTACCAGATTCTGTCCCAACAGAAACCAGAGCTGCTGG aAATGCTGCTCATCACCAACAACCCCTTTGACTACGCCTTCATCTCCCAAGGAGAGACAACTGTAGCTTCCATCAATGATGCAGAAGAGCTGCTGGCTACTGAT GATGCTTTTGATGTCCTGGGCTTCACCCAAGAGGAGAAGAACGGCATTTACAAGCTGACTGGTGCCATCATGCACCATGGAAACATGAAGTTCAAACAGAAGCAGAGGGAAGAGCAAGCAGAGCCTGATGGCACAGAGG ATACAGACAAAGTTGCATATCTGATGGGCTTGAACTCTGCTGACCTCATCAAGGGCCTGTGTCACCCGAGAGTGAAAGTCGGCAACGAGTGGGTCACCAAAGGTCAGAATGTGCAGCAA GTCTACTACTCTATCAGTGCTCTGTCTAAGTCAGTGTATGAGAAGATGTTCTTGTGGATGGTGGTGAGAATCAACCAATCTCTGGCCACCAAGCAACCACGCCAGTACTTCATCGGTGTGCTGGATATTGCTGGATTTGAGATCTTTGAT TTCAACACCTTTGAGCAACTGTGCATCAACTACACtaatgagaagctgcagcagttcttCAACCACCACATGTTTGTGCTGGAACAAGAAGAGTACAAGAAGGAGGGCATTGTGTGGGAGTTCATTGACTTTGGCATGGACTTGGCAGCCTGCATTGAACTCATTGAGAAG CCCATGGGCATCATGTCCATCCTTGAAGAGGAGTGCATGTTCCCAAAAGCCAGCGATGCAACATTTAAAGCCAAACTGTATGACAACCACCTGGGTAAAAGCCCCAACTTCCAAAAGCCCAGGGTTATTAAGGGGAGACCAGAGGCTCATTTCTCCCTAGTTCACTATGCTGGTACTGTTGACTACAACATTGGTAACTGGCTTGTGAAGAACAAGGACCCACTGAATGAGACAGTAGTTGGACTGTATCAGAAGTCTAACCTCAAGTTACTAGCTACCCTGTTTGCTGGATATGCTGGTGCAGATTCAA CTGATTCAGGTGGCaagggaggaaagggaggaaagaagaaaggttCTTCATTCCAGACTGTGTCTGCACTGCACAGG GAGAACTTGAACAAGCTGATGACCAACCTCAGGTCAACTCACCCTCACTTTGTGCGCTGCATCATCCCCAATGAGACCAAGACTCCTGGGGCGATGGAGAATCCTCTGGTCATGCACCAGCTGCGCTGTAACGGTGTGCTGGAGGGCATCAGGATCTGCAGGAAGGGATTCCCTAACAGGATCCAGTATGGAGACTTCAAACAAAG ATATCGCATCCTGAATCCTAATGCTATCCCTGAGGGGCAGTTCATTGACAAcaagaaagcagcagaaaaactgCTGGGCTCTTTGGATATTGACCATGAGCAGTATAGACTTGGTCACACAAAG GTGTTCTTCAAAGCCGGTCTGCTGGGTGTTCTTGAGGAGATGAGAGACGATCGACTCGCTCTCATCATTACTGGTATTCAAGCGAGATCCAGAGGACTACTCGCCAGGATTGAATTCCAGAAAATTGTTGAGCGCAG GGACTCCTTACTGGTGATCCAGTGGAACATCCGTGCCTTCATGGGCGTCAAGAATTGGCCCTGGATGAAGATGTACTTCAAGATCAAACCTCTGCTGAAATCAGCTGAGACTGAGAAGGAGATGGCTAACATGAAGGAGGAGTTCACAAAGCTCAAAGAGGCTTATGCTAAATCTGAAGCACGCAagaaagagctggaggaaaagaTGGTCAGCCTTCTCCAAGAGAAGAACGACCTGCAGCTTCAAGTCCAATCT GAACAAGACAATCTCACAGATGCTGAGGAGCGCTGTGAGGGTCTGATCAAGAGTAAGATCCAGCTTGAGGCCAAAACCAAAGAGCTGACAGAGAGGttggaagatgaagaggagatgaATGCAGAGCTGACTGCcaagaagaggaagctggaggatgaatgTTCAGAACTCAAGAAGGACATTGATGATCTGGAGCTGACGCTGGCTAAagtggaaaaggaaaagcatGCAACAGAAAACAAG GTTAAAAACCTGACTGAAGAGATGGCAGCTTTGGATGAAATCATTGCTAAGCTGACCAAAGAGAAGAAAGCTcttcaggaggctcatcagcAAACACTGGACGACCTGCAGAGTGAGGAGGACAAAGTCAACACTCTAACCAAGGCCAAAGTCAAGCTGGAACAGCAAGTTGATGAT CTCGAAGGATCACTGGAGCAAGAGAAAAAAGTAAGGATGGATCTAGAAAGAGCCAAGAGAAAATTGGAGGGGGACTTAAAGTTGACCCAAGAAAGTTTGATGGACTTGGAGAATGacaagcagcagctggaggaaaaactcaaaaa GAAGGACTTTGAAATCAGCCAGCAGCTGAGTAAGATTGAGGATGAACAAGCCATAAGTTCTCAACTCCAGAAGAAACTGAAGGAGTTACAG GCCCGTattgaagagctggaggaagaacTGGAAGCAGAGCGAGCTGCCCGAGCCAaggtggagaagcagagggCCGACTTGgccagagagctggaggagatcagcgagaggctggaggaggccgGAGGAGCCACTGCTGCCCAGATCGAGATGAACAAGAAGAGGGAGGCTGAGTTTCAGAAGATGCGTAGAGACCTTGAAGAGGCCACTCTGCAGCATGAGGCCACCGCTGCTACCCTGAGAAAGAAGAACGCAGATAGCGTGGCTGACTTGGGAGAGCAGATTGACAACCTACAGAGAGTCAAACAGaagctggagaaagagaagagtgaGCTCAGACTGGAGCTGGATGATGTGGTCTCCAACATGGAGCAGATCGCCAAACTTAAA AGCAACCTGGAGAAAATGTGCCGCACACTGGAGGATCAAATGACTGAATACAAGGCGAAATCAGAGGAGGGCCAGCGTACCATCAATGACTTCACAATGCAGAAAGCAAAGCTTCAGACTGAAAATG gtgagtTTTccaggcagctggaggagaaggactCCTTGGTCTCTCAGCTGACCAGAGGGAAGCAGTCCTACATTCAGCAGATTGAAGACCTCAAGAGACAACTAGAGGAGGAAGTCAAG GCCAAGAACGCACTTGCCCATGCAGTGCAGTCTGCTCGCCATGACTGTGATTTGTTGAGggagcagtttgaggaggaACAAGAGGCCAAAGCTGAGCTCCAACGCAGCATGTCCAAGGCCAACTCTGAGGTGGCTCAGTGGAGAACCAAGTATGAAACTGACGCCATCCAAAggacagaggagctggaggaagcaaA GAAGAAATTGGCCCAGCGCCTGCAAGATGCAGAAGAAGCTGTTGAAGCAGCGAATGCTAAATGTTCCTCCCTGGAGAAAACCAAACACAGGCTTCAGGGGGAGATTGAAGATCTCATGGTGGATGTGGAGAGATcgaatgctgctgctgcagctctggacaagaaacaaagaaactttGACAAG ATCCTTGCTGAGTGGAAGCAGAAGTATGAGGAGTCCCAGACTGAGCTGGAAGGTTCCCAGAAAGAGGCTCGTTCCCTCAGCACTGAGCTCTTCAAGCTGAAGAACTCCTATGAAGAATCTCTGGAACATCTGGAGACCATGAAACGAGAAAATAAGAATCTCCAAG AGGAAATTTCTGACCTGACTGAGCAACTTGGTGAGGGAGGAAAGAGCATCCATGAGCTGGAGAAGATGCGCaaacagctggagcaggagaaggcTGAGATACAATCTGCTCTGGAGGAAGCTGAG gGCTCTCTGGAGCACGAGGAGGGCAAGATCCTCCGAGTTCAGCTCGAGTTCAACCAGGTGAAGGCTGAGATCGAGAGGAAGCTGGCTGAGAAGGACGAGGAGATGGAGCAGGCCAAGCGTAATCAtcagagagtgacagacacTCTGCAGAGCTCCCTGGAGGCCGAGACTCGCAGCAGAAATGAGGCTTacagagtgaagaaaaagatggagggagatcTCAATGAGATGGAGATCCAGCTGAGCCAGGccaacaggcaggcagcagaggcTCAGAAGCAGCTCAAGGGAGTCCATGCTCATCTGAAG GACgctcagctgcagctggatgatACTCTCCGTGCCAATGATGATCTGAAGGAGAACATTGCCATTGTGGAGAGGCGCAAcaacctgctgcaggctgaactTGATGAGCTGAGGTCTGTGGTGGAGCAGACTGAGAGAGGACGTAAACTGGCGGAGCAGGAACTGCTGGATGTCAGTGAGAGAGTTCAGCTGCTTCACTCTCAG AACACCAGCCTGCTgaaccagaagaagaagcttgAAAGCGACACAGCTCAGCTTCAGaatgaggtggaggaggcggtGCAGGAGTGCAGAAACGCTGAGGAGAAAGCGAAGAAGGCCATTACTGATGCTGCCATGatggcagaggagctgaagaaggagcaggacaCCAGCGCTCACCTGGAGcgcatgaagaaaaacatggaaCAAACCATCAAAGACCTGCAGCACCGTCTGGATGAAGCTGAACAAATAGCCATGAAAGGTGGCAAGAAGCAGATCCAGAAGCTGGAGGCCAGG GTGAGAGAGTTGGAGAACGAGGTGGATCTGGAGCAAAAGAGAAGCAGTGACTCGGTGAAAGGTGTGCGCAAGTATGAGAGGCGCATCAAAGAGCTCACCTACCAG acggaggaggacagaaagaatCTGAGCCGTCTGCAGGACCTGGTGGACAAGCTGCAACTGAAAGTTAAATCCTACAAGCGTACAGCAGAGGAGGCT gagGAACAGTCCAATACAAATCTGGGCAAGCTGCGCAAGTTACAGCATGAGCTCGAGGAAGCTGAGGAGAGGGCCGACATTGCAGAGAGTCAGGTCAACAAGCTGAGAGCAAAGAGCCGTGACTCCGGTTCGAAG AAAGGTCATGAAGAAGAGTGA